In Silene latifolia isolate original U9 population chromosome 3, ASM4854445v1, whole genome shotgun sequence, a single window of DNA contains:
- the LOC141648068 gene encoding uncharacterized protein LOC141648068, translating to MASQRQEISHKAGETVGQAQEKSDGVLSQVSNVASGTAQQASHILQQTGESVKNIAVGAADVVKNTLGINNPSDNNPSDNNPSNPSNTSATTASLPATTTLPTTHTTTHSRT from the exons atggcaagccAACGTCAAGAAATCAGCCACAAAGCCGGTGAGACCGTCGGCCAAGCTCAG GAGAAGAGCGACGGAGTGTTGAGCCAAGTGAGCAATGTAGCATCCGGAACTGCTCAACAAGCCTCTCATATCCTCCAACAG ACCGGAGAGTCAGTGAAGAATATTGCAGTAGGAGCAGCTGATGTAGTGAAGAACACCTTAGGCATTAACAATCCAAGCGACAACAACCCAAGCGACAACAATCCCAGCAACCCCTCCAACACTTCCGCCACCACCGCTTCACTTCCAGCTACCACCACACTTCCAACTACCCACACCACCACACATTCAAGGACTTAA
- the LOC141649718 gene encoding uncharacterized protein LOC141649718, translating to MYQTWSDLPDECWELILTKLDHRHSDLESLSLVSKRLLSVTSQCRPSLRVVNPSIQILTTSLKRYPFLNKIDFSDFRGELHEALVKISESNLDLNELNISHNTQIICSVLLKKIGKKMTNIKVFKSSHSNLSDTHMFILAEFFKSIEELDISRQHVQNITDQGIVALSMKHKSLRKINVSGNAMISDHSLISLSAVCLKLTEIAVTDCIHVSQIGISAIIGNCSDFSSLILGSDVESHLILTSPFIGFTKHLCKIELSYMKISNEILYDMVRANLPLKLFRLSYCRNFTQDGLSYFLKAYQYLESLALDGIDFITDDFLVLISEFIGYLTFISLESCYELTGLSFATIALVCPSLETVNMRITSSSNEARHDLLLNPSIKSCSIQCRTLDGLLQICPNLEILNVSFLAQPEELDIGNILSTCRDLRQLTINFNDKLKFNDGIPCKLEKLSLNKSGVDEQVLEMVSKRCPELLNLDLEGGVNVTEKGVKMVVQNCKKLRYVNLDTCTKLNKDIVEWMVASSPSLREIVIPYPFKHNHIDVGNCLLKLGSSLPFAFYIWNTFH from the coding sequence ATGTATCAAACATGGTCAGATTTGCCAGACGAATGCTGGGAGTTGATACTAACCAAATTGGACCATCGTCATAGTGACTTAGAGTCATTATCTTTGGTGTCTAAGAGGTTGCTATCGGTTACCAGTCAATGTCGCCCGAGCTTAAGAGTCGTCAATCCTTCTATACAAATCCTGACTACATCACTGAAAAGATATCCATTCCTAAACAAGATTGATTTCAGCGATTTCCGAGGAGAGCTTCATGAAGCACTTGTTAAAATTTCTGAGTCAAACCTCGACTTGAACGAGCTTAATATTTCACATAATACCCAAATTATTTGCTCAGTTTTGCTCAAGAAAATTGGCAAGAAAATGACCAATATTAAGGTTTTTAAAAGCTCTCATTCTAACTTGTCAGACACCCATATGTTCATCTTAGCAGAATTTTTCAAGTCAATCGAGGAGCTTGACATTAGTCGGCAACACGTCCAGAACATTACTGACCAAGGAATTGTCGCCCTGTCGATGAAACATAAGAGTTTGAGAAAAATCAATGTTTCAGGTAATGCTATGATTTCTGATCACTCACTGATATCTCTATCAGCTGTCTGTCTTAAATTAACTGAAATCGCGGTAACAGATTGCATCCATGTGTCTCAAATTGGCATTTCAGCTATAATCGGAAATTGCTCTGATTTTAGTTCTCTTATCCTAGGTTCGGATGTCGAGTCTCATCTTATTTTGACAAGTCCATTTATAGGTTTTACTAAGCATCTTTGCAAAATAGAGTTATCCTATATGAAAATCTCGAATGAGATTCTCTATGACATGGTTCGAGCTAACCTTCCATTAAAACTCTTTAGACTGTCATATTGCAGAAATTTCACCCAAGATGGGTTATCGTATTTCTTGAAAGCCTACCAATATCTCGAGTCATTAGCCCTTGATGGAATAGATTTTATTACAGACGATTTTTTGGTTTTAATCTCAGAATTTATTGGCTATTTGACCTTCATAAGCCTCGAATCTTGTTACGAGTTAACAGGTTTAAGCTTTGCCACAATTGCCTTAGTTTGTCCTTCACTAGAAACCGTCAATATGAGGATAACATCATCAAGCAATGAAGCGAGGCATGATTTATTATTAAACCCGTCAATAAAATCATGTTCAATCCAATGTAGAACCCTAGATGGACTACTCCAAATATGCCCAAACTTAGAAATTTTAAATGTGTCCTTTTTGGCTCAACCGGAGGAGTTGGACATAGGAAACATACTAAGTACATGTCGCGACCTTAGACAGTTGACAATCAATTTTAATGACAAGTTGAAATTTAATGATGGAATTCCTTGTAAGCTCGAGAAGTTAAGTCTGAACAAGTCGGGTGTAGATGAACAAGTTCTTGAAATGGTCTCAAAGAGATGCCCAGAGCTTCTGAATCTAGACCTGGAGGGCGGCGTGAATGTGACCGAAAAAGGGGTGAAAATGGTAGTACAAAACTGCAAGAAGCTAAGATATGTCAATTTAGATACGTGTACCAAGTTGAATAAAGATATTGTTGAATGGATGGTGGCTTCATCTCCATCATTGAGGGAGATAGTAATTCCATATCCATTCAAACATAATCACATTGATGTCGGAAATTGTTTGTTGAAACTGGGAAGTTCGTTACCCTTTGCTTTCTATATTTGGAAtacatttcattaa